TTAAGTTAATGATAAATCGTGGGTAATCCAGGTGGATGATATAGATATCCTCTGGAAAATCTGTGTTGTCTCCTAATAAAAATTTTGGTAATTCCATAGTTTAAAATTTATTTGATACGGTAGCCAATACAGCTATTGTCCGTTGTTATGTATTAATTTTCGGGCCAGGTAATTGAATCGAAGACACAAAAATAGCGCAGCAGTACTCAGCCCTGCTAACAATCCAATCCAGATTCCGGTTGCTTTTAGATCGGTATATTCCCCAAGGTAAAAAGATATTGGAAATCCCACAATCCAGTAGGCGATAAAAGTAATAATGGTGGGGAATTTTACATCCTGCAATCCACGCAATGCCCCAAGCACCACTACCTGGATTCCATCCGAAATTTGAAATAAAGCAGCAACCAACAACAGTTTTGAGGCGATCGCAATAACTTCTGAATTATCAGCCAAATCCGTGATATTCTCCATATTCAGGAACAAGTGTGGCAATTGCTGGTGAAAAAGGACAAACAAGCCGGCAAAAACAATTTCTACTACCAATGCCAAAACAAAAATGGATTTGGCCACTGTCTGCAGGTATTTATAATCTTTTAGCCCTTTTTGGTTCCCTACCCTGATCATCGCTGTTACACTTAGACCCATCGCAATCATAAAAGTCATGGAAGCAAGGCTTAGTGCAATCTGGTTTGCTGCCTGGCTGGTTTTTCCAATAGAACCGGAAAGCCAAACAGCAGCTGTAAATAAAGCTACTTCAAAAAACATTTGCATAGAGGACGGCAATCCTAAAGCTGTAATTTTTTTCAACATTGACTTCTTGATCTGATTGAAGCTAAAATCCTGGAAATACATCGTAAGAGTTTCATTTCGGGACAGGATATAATGCATGTAAGCCACCATCGATAATCTTGAAATCACAGTACCCAATGCAGCACCTAAGATACCCAATTTAGGAAAAATCCAAATCCCATAGATCAGCATATAATTCAGGAAAATATGGATTACATTGGAAAATATAACAGCATACATTGAATATTTGGTCAGGGACAAGCCATCCGCAAATTGTTTATAGCCCTGAAAAACTACCATTGGGATCAATGAAAACGCAACCCAGTTGATAAAAGGGGAAGCCATATTAATTACCTCTTCCGGCTGGTGCATCAGGTACATCAGCGGTTTCGATACAAACACAATCAGAAATAACATGATTCCCAAGGCGAGGCATAAAAACAACCCGTGATGGAATGCTGAACGTACTTCTTCTTTATTGTCCGACGCATCTGCCTGGGCTACAATGGGAGTAATAGCCGTAGAAAAACCAATACCAACTGACATCGCAATAAAAATCAGGCTGTTACCCAAAGATACTGCTGCCAATTCCGTTGTTCCCAGTTTTCCAACCATAATATTATCTACGATAGAAATCATCGTATGACCTAACATACCCAATATAACTGGATAGGCGAGCTGGAAATTCCTCGAAAACTCGTTCTTGTATTGTGCTAAATTCACTACTGCAATTTTTGGCAAATATATAAAGTAAAATCCATTATATCCTGAATTCTTAGGAATGCTTATTCCGATTGTAAAACCATTATTTTCAATTGGAATTGTCTACTCAAAGCGACTTAACAGTCCCTTTGACACCAAAAACAAGTGTTAAAAAATATGGACAAAATTACTGGAATACACAACGGTACACGCCGAAAACTTTAACATCTTAAAAATTTAGAATTTAATTAAGACTTTTAAAAAGATATTCGCGTTAATCTTACATAAACTAAAACTGAACAAGCTATGAAAAACATGTTTAAAACCTCACTATTACTGGTGGCTATTATGGCACTATTCTCGACGAACTCCATGAATGCGCAAAAAACAGCAGCATCTTCTACTTATGAACAAGGATTCCGTTTGGGATTTGGTGTGAATGCCGGAGCACCGACCTCAAATCCGTACGATTTTGCCTTGGGTGGTGACGTAAGGTTGCAATATGACCTTTCTCAAAAAACATCTCTAACCCTGACTACAGGATTTACCAACCTGTTTATTGGCGATGGTGCTAAAGATTTAGGATTTATTCCTGCAAAAGCAGGTTTCAAAGGATTCATCTGGGAAGATCGCTTTTATATCATGGGAGAAGCCGGTGCTGCGTTTGCAGTAACCAATGGCTATAATGAAACTTCTTTTTTATGGGCACCGAGTATCGGATATGCCAATAAATATGTTGATATCAGTATCCGTTATGAAGATTACCAAAAGTTCAACACGGGACAGGTGGCATTACGATTGGCTTACGGGTTCAAACTCTAATCCACGGCCTTGTTAAAAAAAGCAAAGCTCCGATAGCAATCGGAGCTTTTTTTATGACTGGGCAGGATCTATTTTTCTTCTTCCAGCGCCCTTCGGTAGACTGTAATGTTATCCTTGATGGCGTCATCCAATTCCGGATTTTTGATATCGGTATATTTCTCTAACTGCTGGTGAATAATATCGGCAACAATAAAACGGGCGGTTTCTTTATTATCAGCCGGAACGATATACCACGGAGCATAATTGGTACTTGTTTTAGCAATCGCTTCTTCGTAATATTCTTGGTACTCATCCCAATGCTCGCGTTCTTTCAAGTCGTCAGGGGAAAATTTCCAATTGTGTTTTTCCTTTTCAAGCCTACGGATTAATCGCTGCCGCTGCTCTTCTTTGCTCAGGTGCAAAAAGAACTTTAAGATGATCGTACCATTCGCGGTTATATGTTTTTCAAAATTATTGATCTGTTCAAAACGGGATTCCCAAAAGCCTTTATCAATGTCCTCTACTTTGGTAATCGTTGGCAGGTTCTCTTTCAATATATATTCCGGATGTACACGGGTCACCAGTACGTTTTCATAATGGGTCCTGTTGAACACTGCAAATTTCCCTCTTTCCGGAAGCGCAATGTAATGCCGCCAAAGGTAATCGTGTTCCAGTTCTGCTGAATTCGGTGTTTTAAAACTGCTGACCACCATCCCTCGAGGATTAAAATCCTTGAAAACTTCACGGATCAGGCTGTCTTTACCCGCAGTATCCATACCCTGAAGACAAATCAGTACGCTGTATTTATTATACGCATACATTTTCTCCTGGATTTCACTGATTTTACCAGTTACTTTATCCAGTGCTTTTTGCTTTTTCTTTTCGGACGCTTCAATATCAAGGTGTGTAGGAAACTTTTCCAGTCGTATGTTTTTATCCGCCAGAAAATTTTCAATTGTCAGTGTTTTCATAGGGTTAGTTTTGGTACATATTTGTTTTTTACTGCTATATTTATCCTTCAAAAAATAGCACTAACTAAGATACTAAAAAAATGCAGCAGTTTTACCTTGACCTGCTGATCCGGATCATTGGAATCGGATCTGCTTCGGGATTATTCTATAAAGACAATACGGTGTATGTCGTTTCAGACAACAGCGCCTACTTATATGAGTATCACATCTCCGAAAAGACATTGGAAAAATCAATCCTAATTGCTCCCAAATCCGGAGAAGCCCTTGAAAATATCCCTAAGAAACTCAAGCAGGATTTCGAATCCGTATGTGCTTATAAAGGATGCCTCTACGTATTTGGATCGGCCTCTACAGCAAGCAGGCAAAATGCAATAGTCTATGATTTGAAAAGCAAAAAAGTAACCAGCACATACGATCTCGCTCCCCTGCATGCTAAAATGCAACAGGTGGCTGGTATTAAAGCTGCCGACTATAATATCGAAGGAAGCGCCTATGATGGCAAAAACTGGTATTTCCTCCAACGCGGCAATGGCGGAAGCGGGATCAATGGTCTTTTTACCGTAAAAGGTGATCTTTTTTCAGGCCAGTACACGATTCACTTTACTCCCTTTACTCTACCCAAAATCCAAGACGTAGAAGCCAGCTTCACCGATGTTATCCTGGTAGATCAAAAACTTTATTTCCTGGCTACCGTTGAGAATACAAACTCCACCTATAATGACGGGGAGATCCTGGGAAGTTTTGTCGGGAGTATCAATCGGGAGACGATGGTTATTGATTTCACACAAAAGATTACCGATAACCATAAATTTGAAGGTATTTCCCTTTACAAAAAAGATAAAAAAAGTATCGAATTCCTCCTCTGTGAAGATAATGATACCGATGCACTCCAATCCGATATTTATAAACTTAGCATACCCGTTAAATGAATCCAATTTTAAACAAAAACCTTTTCTTAATTAAGGAACATATCGGCATTTTCAAAGCGGCCAACAATTATGACATCTACGATCCCGAAAGCAATGAGATGATCATGCAGACGCGGGAAGATTCACTTGGTTTTTTTACCAAAATGTTCCGTTTTACCGATTACAAACGCATGACACCGTTTCATATTGAAATTAAAAATAAGGCGGGTGAAAAAATAATCAGTGTCAAAAGAGGCATTACCTTTTTTAAATCTGATGTGGAAATTTTGGATGAAAGAGACCGTCCTATCGGCCTTTTCAAACAACAGCTCTTCTCGATTGGTAGCAAGTTTAATATTTTTGATACTCAGAGCCGTAAAATCTGTACCTTACAGGGGAAATGGACCGGTTGGGATTTCAAATTCATGAAAGAAAACACCGAACTGGCGCATGTCAGTAAGAAGTGGGCCGGTATTGGAAAGGAATTTTTCACGTCTGCCGATAATTACATACTGAAAATCAGCGACGACGTTACACCCGAAGATCCGGTACGCCAATTGATCCTTGCAGCCGTAATGTGTATTGACATGATATTAAAAGAATAAACGCCCTAATCCTGAATGATCTGCAAGACGTCCAGGATTTTTTTTGAAATAAATTTGACTGTCGTCCCAACCTTTGCTACAAAATAACACTCTATACCAGAAAGACATCAATTGTGATAGACGAAAAATTAATAATAGCCTGCAAAAAAATGCACCGGGACTCTCAGAGGAAGGTGTATGAGCTTATGGCTCCCAGGTTGTACCGCACCTGCAAGCGGTACCTGAAAAAAGAGGAAGAGATCGAGGAAGCCATGGCCGATACCTTCTATACGATCTTTACCAAAATGGATCAGTTAAAAGAAGTCCTTGCCTTTGAAGCCTGGGCCCGTAAGATCGCGGTGAACCAGTGCCTGCTCAGCCTTAAGAAAAATGTCAATTTCAACATTTACCTCGAGGATATGAAATCCAGCTCCCAACCCGAAAGCGCCACAGAGACCTTTCTGGAAGCCGAAGATTTAATGCTGCTATTAAACCGCATCCCCGAAGGCTGTAAGACCATTTTTAACCTGTTTGCCATTGAAGGCTATTCCCATAAAGAAATTGCAGGTATGATTGGTATTTCCGAAGGAACATCAAAATCACAATTGAATGCCGCCCGAACGAAACTAAAAGAATTGGTGCAACATCTTTATTATCAAAAAGCGAAATAGTCATGGACAATCACGATAAATTAGACAAACAATTTCAGAAAGCCGCTGGTATTTCTGAAGAAAACAAAGACTTCCCCGCATTGGATAAAGTCTGGGCACGGGTAGAAGAAAAGCTGGATCAGAAAGAAGACAAAAAAGTGATCGCACTCTGGAAGAAAATCGGGGTAGCTGCTTCGCTATTGTTATTCTTTTCTTTGGGCTATCAATTCCTGAAACCTGAGCCACACCCTATTGTACCCGAAAACAGTATTGTCTTGGAAAACGATTTACCTGCTGAGAAAGCAGTTCCGGAAACAACTCCTGCTGCAAGCATTCCTAAAACCAAAATCCTGCCACAACCGGAAGTAGAAAAAATCATTAAAAAGCAACTCCAAAAAGAAGTTGTTGTAATGGCAGAAGAAACCAAGCCACAAAAAGAAGCAACCTATACCAATTATGCTCCGGTCATGCTGGAAAAAGCAACTGCAGTTGTTGAAGAAAACACTACCGCAGCCCCAGCTTTAGCCAAAAAAGCGGCCGCACCGTCCACTCTTATGAGCCGCAGTACCGTGACACAGGACGTAATCGTAAAGGAAATAAGTACCAACGAAATAACGGGAATTCAAACGATAAAAGGAACCGTTACCGAAGGAGGACTTCCACTCCCAGGTGTTTCTATAGCGGTAGTACAGGCCAACCGCGGAACGCAGACTGATGTTGATGGTAATTTCACGCTACAGGTGCAAGTTGGAGAACGTATGCAATTTAGTTATCCAGGAATGAAAACGACAATGCTAACTGTAGGAGAAAATAAAGAAATGGACGTTGCACTGCAGGCTGATGATCAAAACTTACAGGAAGTAGTAGTCATGGGCTATCAGAAGGCCAATCGCAAAACCCGTAAATTAGCAAAAGCCAGAATGGAAGCGATGGCTACCCCAAAAAGGAGTAATAGGGCTAAACAAGTTAAAAGCGACGGTACACCTACCATCATTACAGCTTTAGCAGGAAAGATCACAGGGCTTACTGTT
The Flavobacterium kingsejongi genome window above contains:
- a CDS encoding phospholipid scramblase-related protein — protein: MNPILNKNLFLIKEHIGIFKAANNYDIYDPESNEMIMQTREDSLGFFTKMFRFTDYKRMTPFHIEIKNKAGEKIISVKRGITFFKSDVEILDERDRPIGLFKQQLFSIGSKFNIFDTQSRKICTLQGKWTGWDFKFMKENTELAHVSKKWAGIGKEFFTSADNYILKISDDVTPEDPVRQLILAAVMCIDMILKE
- a CDS encoding RNA polymerase sigma factor; this translates as MHRDSQRKVYELMAPRLYRTCKRYLKKEEEIEEAMADTFYTIFTKMDQLKEVLAFEAWARKIAVNQCLLSLKKNVNFNIYLEDMKSSSQPESATETFLEAEDLMLLLNRIPEGCKTIFNLFAIEGYSHKEIAGMIGISEGTSKSQLNAARTKLKELVQHLYYQKAK
- a CDS encoding PPK2 family polyphosphate kinase; translation: MKTLTIENFLADKNIRLEKFPTHLDIEASEKKKQKALDKVTGKISEIQEKMYAYNKYSVLICLQGMDTAGKDSLIREVFKDFNPRGMVVSSFKTPNSAELEHDYLWRHYIALPERGKFAVFNRTHYENVLVTRVHPEYILKENLPTITKVEDIDKGFWESRFEQINNFEKHITANGTIILKFFLHLSKEEQRQRLIRRLEKEKHNWKFSPDDLKEREHWDEYQEYYEEAIAKTSTNYAPWYIVPADNKETARFIVADIIHQQLEKYTDIKNPELDDAIKDNITVYRRALEEEK
- a CDS encoding DUF6929 family protein; translated protein: MQQFYLDLLIRIIGIGSASGLFYKDNTVYVVSDNSAYLYEYHISEKTLEKSILIAPKSGEALENIPKKLKQDFESVCAYKGCLYVFGSASTASRQNAIVYDLKSKKVTSTYDLAPLHAKMQQVAGIKAADYNIEGSAYDGKNWYFLQRGNGGSGINGLFTVKGDLFSGQYTIHFTPFTLPKIQDVEASFTDVILVDQKLYFLATVENTNSTYNDGEILGSFVGSINRETMVIDFTQKITDNHKFEGISLYKKDKKSIEFLLCEDNDTDALQSDIYKLSIPVK
- a CDS encoding MATE family efflux transporter, whose protein sequence is MNLAQYKNEFSRNFQLAYPVILGMLGHTMISIVDNIMVGKLGTTELAAVSLGNSLIFIAMSVGIGFSTAITPIVAQADASDNKEEVRSAFHHGLFLCLALGIMLFLIVFVSKPLMYLMHQPEEVINMASPFINWVAFSLIPMVVFQGYKQFADGLSLTKYSMYAVIFSNVIHIFLNYMLIYGIWIFPKLGILGAALGTVISRLSMVAYMHYILSRNETLTMYFQDFSFNQIKKSMLKKITALGLPSSMQMFFEVALFTAAVWLSGSIGKTSQAANQIALSLASMTFMIAMGLSVTAMIRVGNQKGLKDYKYLQTVAKSIFVLALVVEIVFAGLFVLFHQQLPHLFLNMENITDLADNSEVIAIASKLLLVAALFQISDGIQVVVLGALRGLQDVKFPTIITFIAYWIVGFPISFYLGEYTDLKATGIWIGLLAGLSTAALFLCLRFNYLARKLIHNNGQ